The Deltaproteobacteria bacterium genomic sequence GTATGCCCCTCTACGCCATAAAACATACATAATTCTAGTAGCTTACGGTGTCAGAGACCCGTCATTAACGCGTCACTCGCGGCTCTGAGATCGCCAAGTCTCCGACGATCTGCTCCCAGCGTTGGTGAGCTTTTCTATTTATAACAGATACTTACGAAACTGGCACCAGTCTTGCTCAAGAAAACAAGGAACCCGACGATGATATGGATGCGGTTGGGTGAGGGAGTAAGGTGGAAATGATGACAAGTTATTCAAATACACATTTGATTGAGTTAGCCCTTCGGTTGATTCGTACCACGGAGATGGACGAAGTATTAACGGGAGCGGTTGAGGTTTTGGCCGAAACTTGTCGCGATGCCCGATGGGCAATTTTTCACCGATTAGAAGATGGACGCTTCGAAGCAACAGCTCAAGCAGGTATCGGATATGACGCTCTTCAAAGTCTTGTAGCTCGAACTTGCGGCAACACGGCTCAAATGTTTGTACGCGACGACCTGATTGGCCACGCCGACCTTGGTGCTCCTGAATACCACGCGATTAGACTCGACTTAGAAACAGCCGGCGCACCAGACATTGTAGTAGCAGCTTGGCCACAAGGTGCTGACATGCTCAGCGATGATGTGAAGCTTCGTGAAGTGTGCGAATTGATATTCGGTGCTCTTGAGCGCGCGCGGGAAATGAAAACCTTTCGAATTCAGTCCACTTTTGATGAGCTAACGGGTTTGTTGAACCGGCGCGGTCTCTTCGATGTACTCGCGCGTGAGCAAGCTCGCTCGGATCGCTACAGCCGCAATGTTTCGGTTTTGTTTGTTGATCTCAACAAGTTTAAACCAATCAACGATACCTACGGCCACAAAGTGGGCGATGAGGCGCTTGTAACGGTTGCCCGTGCATTAGAGGGCGCAGTTCGCACAACAGACATTGTAGGTCGTTTGGGCGGCGACGAATTTTTCGTTATTTTACCCGATATCTCTGCCGAAGGTGCCGTGATGGTTCAAGAACGAATCACCGAAGCTGTTGCAGATGTGATGTTTTGTGTAGGTGCTGAGCGGGTTGCGCTGAGCATTTCAGTGGGAGCCGCCACCCATGAAGCAGGCATGAGCGCTGAACAACTGGTCGAACGTGCAGACCACGCCATGTATGCCATGAAGCGCTCAAATGCCTCGTCTGGTGTATTCTCAAGCCGTATTAAGCTTGACGAGATTGTCGGCCGGATTCACGCAGCATAAGCTGGCTTAGTCTTTGGATTGACCACTGCTAAAAAGTGAACCGAGGGCATCGCCAAGAGTATTAAGCTTGGTGATTGTGACCAAAATCAGCGTGATTCCACCTGCTAGAAAAAAATCTTCAAAGTGAGGCATTACGTATCAAACCCGATTTTGATGGAGTGGCTTTGCAGCGTTTTATCTGCGACCGGAACGATGCCAATATCGACTTCGTAGATGAGCTCAAAGAAAGCGTAATTGGCTCTAAGACCCATGATGATTCGGTGAGACCGGTTTTCATACCAATTGAGTCGCTCAAAGACATACAGCGAGCCCTCTGGGCCGCCATTTTGGTCTCCTGCGCCTACGTTATAAGGCGTCTCGTCGATGATTCCTGAGATGACATCAACAAAGAGCATTCCATAACCAAGGTAGGGAGTAAGCTGAACAATGCCGTCGATACCGATTGGCAAAGACGTAAGGATATCAGTTTCAACTGTGGTGAGCTTAATGTCGGTACTGCCAAAAAGTGTTCCGACCGCGCCGCGAAAAGCGATGGATGGAACCCAGCGATAGTATGATTCGTGAATACCGATTTTAGTTTCGACACCGAGCAAAAACATTTCACTGAACGCTAGATAGGACGCTGTGATGCCCAGCTCAGTGGACATAGGCAGGCCTTTTCGAATGTGGAGCGTTGGAATCCACAAGCCGCTTGGAACACCGTTGCCATCGGCGACGCCTTCAAGGACGGGCGAGCCAGGTTGTCCGCGCCAATAACTTTCGTCTTGGCTGATATCGGCATGTACCGTTGCGAAAGCAAATTCAAAACCGCTTATACCCAGTGTTTCAGCTGGTGCGAGAGGCCGAGGGGCTAAGCTCATGCCGAGCTCGTTGCCTAGTTTTTGAAATCGAAGATAGGCGGCGTCTTTAAGGTTGCCTGGGTCAGGTCGCCCAAGGCCACGCAAACTGATGTCGTACGAACCAGCAAATGCGGTGCTCGTCGTAGCCATTGCTAAGGCCAGTACCAGGATGTGCTTCAGTCGAAATTGCATTTGGCTCGTGTTCCTCAATGATTGCTTGGTTTTGGGCCTTTTTCCGGGCCGCTGGTGACTATCTGATGTGTAGCTTTGTCTGTCAACTGGATGGCTCTTCCGTGTTTAAAAACGATTGGTGAAGCATCGAGAGGCTTTCTAAATCGTGAGCGTCGAGTCTGAGCTCTGGGAGCCGAACCACGGGTATGTTGGTGAGCTCACCTTCGAGGTCTTGGAGTCCGCGCTGGTCTTGGCCGGCAAGATAGGCCTCTTGTTCAAGGGCTTGGCTAATTTCGGCCTCTTCTTCAGCAGTTAGCGGATCTTCAATGTCTTTAATTGCGCTTTGCACGGCGCTGGTTTCGTAGTGAACCTGCCGAATACGGTTAACGACGACCGCGCGTGTTTTAAAGCCGCCAGCGGCCAAAT encodes the following:
- a CDS encoding GGDEF domain-containing protein — protein: MTSYSNTHLIELALRLIRTTEMDEVLTGAVEVLAETCRDARWAIFHRLEDGRFEATAQAGIGYDALQSLVARTCGNTAQMFVRDDLIGHADLGAPEYHAIRLDLETAGAPDIVVAAWPQGADMLSDDVKLREVCELIFGALERAREMKTFRIQSTFDELTGLLNRRGLFDVLAREQARSDRYSRNVSVLFVDLNKFKPINDTYGHKVGDEALVTVARALEGAVRTTDIVGRLGGDEFFVILPDISAEGAVMVQERITEAVADVMFCVGAERVALSISVGAATHEAGMSAEQLVERADHAMYAMKRSNASSGVFSSRIKLDEIVGRIHAA